A region of the Nocardia asteroides genome:
CGGCCGGAGAACAGAGCGGGGACCACTCCCTCGAAACGGCGGACCAGCGCGTCACGATCGGCCACCCACTGCGGAGAGGACAGATACTCCTCGTGCTCGGCGGCGATCTTCCGGTAGGTCGCCACACCGCGGTCGGTCTGCTCGGTGACCGGATCCGGTTCGGCGAGCAGTTCCAGCGGCAGATCCGTGCGGCTGTAGTCGTCCACCAGGGCGCTCCACAGCGCGTTCACGCCCCAGCCGTCGATCATCGCGTGGTGCATCGCCACGTAGAGATGGAAATGGTCGGGACCGTCGACCAGCGCGGCGATCCGGAACGGCTGCCGCGGCGGCGACGGCGTCACGTTGGCCCGGTTCACCCAGTCCCTGCGGGCCGCGGCGGGATCCGACGCCCAGCTCAGATCGACCAGCTCCACCTCGGGTAGTTCGTCGCAGACCCACTGCCAGAAGCGGCCTTCGGAGAACTCGAACCGCAAGCGCAGCGCGTCGTCACCGAGCAGCGTCCTGCGCACCACAGCCCGCAACCTGGCCATATCGAACGGCTCGTCCAGAAACGCGCAGTAGGCGTTTCTGGTGACCGGCGCCGGGGCATACCTGTAGGCAACCGACAACACATCTCGCTGATACGCGCTGACGGGCCAGGCTTCGGGAGGTCTTTGGGAAGTAGCACTCGGTTCGGATGTCACAGTCACTCCTATCGCGACAGTCGCGGCACCGGCCGTGCGCGGATCTAACCAAGCCCACCCTGATCACTGAAACGCAAAGCTGCTACCACACTTATCCAGTTATCGATATCGCGAATCACGGCATCGGCTTCGCCGATGCCGCGACTCTGCTGTTGTTTCGTCGTGTATGCGGGCCGGTCAGCAGGCCGACAGCAGCGCGCGCACGCTCTCGTCGGCGAGACGATCGGCTCGCGCACGCGATACCGCGGGCTCGACGTAGCCGATGTTGAACGACAGCTCGTTGTGCGTCGCGTTGGCGGTGGCCATGATGAAACCGCTGACGGACATGCCGGAGACGAACTGCGCGCCCTCCAGCTGCCAGGAGCCGATCTTGTCCGGGAAGGGGTAGTCGCCCAGGTAGGTCATACAGAGGTGGCCCGGGCCGCGGGTGTCCATGAGTTTCACCGTGGACGCGCTGGCGGCCACCGACTTCGGCGCGGCCACCTTCAGCAGGTTCAACGCGGACAGATGATCGCGCCGGTCCATCCGCGCGCCGTACTCGCGCTCGATCTCGGCGGCGATCTCCCACAGCGAGGCCCACGGCGCGTACTTCGCCGGGGTGGCGATCATGCCTTGGTAGGTGCCGACTTCGGTGTCGCCGGCGGCGCCGTCGAGATGCTCGCGGAAGTTGACCGAGCTGCCCACGGTGTACCAGGCGGCCTTCTCGGTGCCCGCTTCCCTGGCCGCCGCGATCAGCAGCGCGGCCGAGAGGACGGACTGCAAGCCGACGCCGTGCCGGGCGCAGCCCGCGGTGAGCGCGTCGAGCCGGTCGGCGTCGAGGCTGCGGTGCACCACCCGGCTGCGCCGCTGCGCGGGCGGCGCCACCGAGGTGGGCTCCAGTCGGCGCGGCTTGCGCAGCTGCGACTTCTGGTCGCGCAGAAACGAACTCGCGGTGCGCAGCGCACCGCCCGCGCCCTGGAAGCGCGCCGGGAACAGCTCCTCCGGTCCTGGCCGCACCGGCGCGGGCGAGAAGTCGCCCGTGTCCCCGGCGGCTACCTGGAGCACCTGCTTGGCTACCGACAGCGCGCTCTCGCCATCGGCGATGGCATAGTGCAGCGTGACGATCAGCTCGTTGGTGCCATCGGTCTCCTTGATCAGCACGGCCCTCGCCAGCGGGCCGGTGCGCCAGTCGAACGGCTCGCGCAGTTCCACCGCGTCGGCCTCGGTCAGCCAGTTCGTGCTGTCCTCGGATTCGATGACGCGCAGCGGAATCGGCGCCCCCACCGGCACGAAACGCGGTGCGGTGCCGTCGGCTTCGGCGGCGACGGCGACCCGCAGGAGCGGATGTCGGCGCTGCACCTCGTCCAACCCGGCGCGGATCTGCTCGGTCTCGACGTGCCCACGGATCCGCACGCGCGACAGGATGTGCAGCGGCGCGAGCTGATCGGCGATCCAGTGCCAGCGCTCGACCGGCGACAGCGGGCGCGGCAGCCGGGCGGTCGGCCCCTCCGGCGCCGGGAAGGACATCGGTTTGCCGAGCTCGCGCAGG
Encoded here:
- a CDS encoding FAD-dependent monooxygenase, yielding MSSPIKVVVLGAGIGGLTTAAALRHAGFGVELYEAGPELRAQGFGLSVQANGMNALRTLGLGIDEQLLERGGRVETFRFCNPDGSPIRVLPVHRLDAQLGAPAVALHRTDLHDVLLRAIGDTPTFVGAQATGFVDDGEHVRVEFADGRVAQGDLLVGADGIHSVVRAQLHGRAEPRPGNFVCWLACIPFEHPNVARGLSAHFWGTGMRFGIHDIGHGRVYWWGTKTLPAGEAANWQGGKEDLLRLYADWAPEVRACIEQTDEAAILAVPAQDRPPLPQWGRGRVTLLGDAAHPMLPSLGQGANAAIEDAVVLASVLRNSLDPVAALRRYEKLRADRTAMFVNGSASLAKIEQTTDPRLVRVRDTYFRHVPTEFFLRELGKPMSFPAPEGPTARLPRPLSPVERWHWIADQLAPLHILSRVRIRGHVETEQIRAGLDEVQRRHPLLRVAVAAEADGTAPRFVPVGAPIPLRVIESEDSTNWLTEADAVELREPFDWRTGPLARAVLIKETDGTNELIVTLHYAIADGESALSVAKQVLQVAAGDTGDFSPAPVRPGPEELFPARFQGAGGALRTASSFLRDQKSQLRKPRRLEPTSVAPPAQRRSRVVHRSLDADRLDALTAGCARHGVGLQSVLSAALLIAAAREAGTEKAAWYTVGSSVNFREHLDGAAGDTEVGTYQGMIATPAKYAPWASLWEIAAEIEREYGARMDRRDHLSALNLLKVAAPKSVAASASTVKLMDTRGPGHLCMTYLGDYPFPDKIGSWQLEGAQFVSGMSVSGFIMATANATHNELSFNIGYVEPAVSRARADRLADESVRALLSAC